The Paramixta manurensis region TCCCTGCCATTCTTGGCCATGAGGGCGGCGGTGTTGTCGAAGCGGTAGGCGAAGGCGTCACCAGCGTCGCGGTTGGCGATCACGTCATCCCGCTGTATACCCCGGAATGCGGTAAATGTAAGTTTTGCCTATCCGGTAAAACCAACCTCTGTCAGGCGATCCGTACCACGCAGGGCAAAGGATTAATGCCGGATGGCACGACGCGCTTCTTCAAGGATGGCAAGCCGATTTTCCATTATATGGGTACCTCAACCTTCTCGGAATATACCGTAGTACCGGAAATCTCTCTGGCGAAAATCAGTAAAGAGGCCCCGCTGGAAGAAGTCTGCTTGTTAGGCTGCGGCGTTACCACCGGCATGGGCGCCGTGATGAACACGGCAAAAGTCAAAGAAGGCGACACCGTGGCGATTTTCGGCCTCGGCGGTATTGGCCTTTCGGCGATTATCGGTGCCAAAATGGCCAAAGCCGGTCGTATAATCGGGATTGATATTAATACCAGTAAGTTCGATTTAGCCACCAAACTGGGCGCCACCGATCTGATTAATCCTAAAGATTACGATAAGCCGATCCAGGAGGTGATTGTAGAAATGACCGATGGCGGCGTTGATTTCTCCTTTGAGTGTATTGGTAACGTCAACGTGATGCGTTCCGCACTGGAGTGTTGCCACAAAGGTTGGGGTGAGTCAGTGATTATCGGCGTGGCGGGCGCGGGTGAAGAGATCGCGACGCGTCCATTCCAGTTGGTAACCGGGCGCGTGTGGCGTGGCTCTGCTTTTGGCGGCGTCAAAGGCCGTTCACAGTTGCCGGGGATTGTGCAGCGCTATATGGATGGCGAGTTCCAGCTTAATGATTTCATTACCCATAATTTGCCGCTGGAACAGATTAACGAGGCGTTCGACCTGATGCATGAAGGGAAGTCGATCCGTACCGTGGTGCATTTTAGCAAGTAATCAGGAGGATTCATGGCATCCACGCTGGAGCTACTGGAAGAACATCGTTTATTTGGCGGCTGGCAACAACGCTGGCGTCATCTTTCATCCACCCTGAACTGCACCATGACGTTCAGCATCTTTCTGCCCGCCCCACAGGGCGAATCGCCGCCGCCGGTGGTCTGGTTCTTGTCTGGTCTCACCTGCACCGACGAGAACTTTACCACTAAGTCAGGCGCGCAGCGGGTGGCGGCGGAATTGGGCCTGGTGCTGGTCATGCCGGATACCAGCCCGCGCGGCGCTGAAGTCCCGAATGAGGAAGCCTATGATCTCGGTCAGGGCGCCGGGTTTTATCTCAACGCGACTCAAGCGCCGTGGGCGACGCATTTCCAGATGTATGACTATCTGAGTGCTGAACTTCCCGCGCTGATTGCCGATAACTTCAACATTAGCGATCGTCAGGCGATTGCCGGGCATTCAATGGGTGGACATGGCGCCATCATGCTGGCGCTGCGTAATCCCGGTCGTTTTGTCTCGGCATCGGCGCTCGCGCCGATCGTTAACCCATGCACCGTACCGTGGGGCGAAAAGGCGTTTCGCGCCTATCTCGGTGATGACCGTCAGGCATGGTTACCGTATGACAGTTGTTGGCTAATGCGCCAGGCGACGCAGACGTTGCCGATCTTGATCGACCAGGGCGATAGCGACCAATTCCTCGCCGATCAACTGCATCCGGAGCGGCTGGAGGAGATTGCGATAGAGAAAAACTGGCCGCTGACGTTACGTATCCAACCGGGGTACGACCACAGCTATTATTTCATCGCCAGTTTTATTGAAGACCATCTGCGGTTCCACGCTACGCATCTGCGAGCGTAATTAAACCGGGCGGTCAGGCTGACCGCCCTGCTCTGGCGCTAAAACGTTGGCTCGGTGACTAACCCATCAATTAACACTTGTGGCGTCCCCTGCGAACAGCGCTCGATCCGCCCTTTCACGCCATAGACCCGCGCCAGACTTTCCGGCGTAATCACCGTTTCCGGGCCACCGTTCGCGATAAGCTCGCCATTTTGCAACATCAAAACATGCTGACCATGGCGCAGCGCGATATTGATGTCATGAACCACCACCACGGTAACAATATTCCGCTTTTCGGTTTCCCGGCGTACCAGATCCATTACGTGGAATTGGTAGTTAAGATCGAGCGCGCTTAGCGGCTCGTCAAGCAGCAGTAGCGCCGGACGGCGAATCAACGATTGTGCCAGCCCTACCAACTGTTTTTGCCCGCCAGATAACTGATCCAGATAACTTAATGCCAAATGCGCGATGCCTAACTGTTCAAGCAACGCCATCACTTCATTTTCATCCACGGCGGTACTCCGCCCGCCGGAGGCGCGTTGCGCGACGATAATCGACTCCAACACGTGCAGGTGCACGCCCGCCGGTAACGACTGCGGCAGATAAACCACTTTTTCCGCCCGGCGAGAAAATGGCTGAGACATTAACTCTTCGCCATTTAGCCACACTTCGCCCTGCGCACGGTTAAGCCCGGCCAGCGAACGTAACAGCGTTGACTTGCCACAGCCATTCGGCCCAAGCAGCACGGTGATTTTACCGCGTGGCAAGGTTGGGACGTTCAGGTTTTCAATAATTTTGCGTTTCGGGTAGCCTGCGTTAAACCCACGAATTTCCAGCCCCTGCATTAGACGTTCCCCCGATGACGCAAAATAATACTCAAGAAGAACGGCACGCCAACCAACGATGTCACAATTCCCACCGGAATAATGACGCCTGGGATCAGGTTCTTGGAGGCGACCGACGCCATTGATAACACCAATGCGCCGGTCAACGCGCTGGCAGGCAAATAATAACGATGGTCCTCGCCAAAAATCAGACGGGCGATATGTGGCGCGACCAAGCCAATAAAGCCGATGGGCCCGACAAACGCCACCGCCAGCGCGGAAAGGATACTGATGCGTAACAGCGTCGCCAAACGTAAACGGCGAACGTCAATACCGAAGCTGACCGCCCGATCCTCGCCTAAACGCAACGCGGTCAGTTTCCAGGCGCTCATCATTGAGAACGGCAGTAAAATGACCAACGCCAGAACTAAAATCCCCAACTTCTGCCATGACGCGCGCGCCAGGCTACCCATGGTCCAGAACACCAGCCCCTGCAACGTGTCTTCGCTGGCTATGAACTGCATCATCGACACCAGCGCATTGAAGGTGAACACTAATGCAATCCCGAACAAGACCACGCCTGAGGTTGCCACCCGCGTCCAACGGGTCACGCCGTCTAACATCAGGGCGGCAAACAGCGCAAAGATAAAGGCGTTGGCGGAAATAAACCACTGATCGGAAATACCCGGAATACCAATGCCTAGCACAATCGCTAACGCCGCGCCAAACGCCGCAGCAGAGGAGACGCCAAGCGTAAAAGGGCTCGCCAGCGGGTTATTCAAGATGGTCTGCATTTCCGCGCCAGCGAGGCCCAGCGCAAGGCCGACCACCACCGCCATCAATGCATAGGGTAGACGAATATCCCACACGATCACACGCGTACCGGCATCGACACTGGCCGGATGCAGCAGCGTTTGCCACAGCGTACTGAGTGAAAGACCGGATGGCCCGAGGGTAAAATCCAGCACCAGCGATGCCAAAATCGCCAGCAGTAATACGCCCATAATCAGTAACCGATGGCGTAAAACCTGATGATACCGCCCCATCACGCCGCGAGCTGACGCTTTTCCGGCGTAGTGAGAAGGATCCTGTGTGACACTCATATGCGCTACCTGTTATTACTTCGCTTCAGTCCAGTAAGTCCCGCTCGGTTCAATCGCCAAAAACTGCTGATACAACTGTTTTTCCGTGGCGCTCACATCGAGCGAAGCAAACTGCTCGGGATAAAACCATTTCGCAAATGCTTGAATGGCCAGAATGTTATAGGGAGAATTGTAAAAGTTATGCCAGATTGCGTAACGGCGTCCTTCCCGCACCGCAGTTAACTGGTTGATCCCTTTACGGGCGGTGACGCTTGCCAAACTTGCGCGCGCTTGCTCTGGCGAGACGCCTGCGCCCAGTTTAATGCCTGGCCCCTGCGCATCCGCCGCTTTCCCACCGCTGGCGATATAAATGCGCGGATTGACGGCCATCACCTTTTCCAGGTTAACGGTCCCTAACGGCCCCGGTAACAGCGCCTTCGCGATATTATTACCACCGGCTTGATCGATAAAATCCCCCATATTGCCGCGCCCGGCAGTGCCGCAGCACTCCCCCATTGCCGCTGCACGCAACTCAATAAAAACCGTTGGTTTTTGTTCGGCAGGGATCGCCTGGGTAACCTCGGTTACGCGTTGCAGGTTCGCCTGATAAAACGCAATATAACGCTTTGCCTGTGCTTCGCGCTGCAATACTTTGCCCAATAGCCGCATGCTCGGCAATGTGTTTTTCATTGGATTAGCGCGAAAATCCACGAACACTACCGGCACGCCCGCCCGTTCAAATTGCTGGACCAGTTCACTGTTTTTACCTGGCCCATGTCCGCCGGAGAGGCCGAAAATCGCCACGTCAGGGCGCAGCATCAGCGCTTTTTCCGGGCTAAGGCTATCAACGCTGGTTTTACCAATCAGAGGGATGTCGTCAATAGTGGGGAATTTCGCTTTATATTGCGCGTAGGTTTGTGGATCTAACTGCCGGAAATCCCCTTGCCAGCCGACAATCCGCTTCAGCGGTTGGGCGCCTTCCAGTAGAGAGACGGCATAAAATAACCGCCCCTCGCCAAGCAATATACGTTCAACCTTTGGCGGAATGGTCACCTCACGCCCGGCAATATCCGTTACCGTTGCGGCATGTGCGCCAACCAGACTTCCCAGCGACAATACCAGGGCGAATACTGCCCTTTTCACTTTACTGTGATGATGTTTCACGGCCAACTCCATGGACGATTAAGAAAAAGTGTCGGCCAAAACAATAAAGCAAATGATAATGATTATCAATCTGGTTGGTTATTATTAGAAACAAATAACAAAGGCGCGGAACCCGCGCCTTTTAAAATGCCATCACACCACTCAGTTTTTAAAGATGGGAAACTCCATCTCCTGATAGTTAACCAGGCGACTTTTACGCACCAATTTGTAACCGAACCAGATGACCAAAAATAGCGGCAAGCCAATATAGGTGGCGGCCACACCATACCAATCAATCTTATCGGCAAGGAAAGCCTGGTAATTTTGCCCCAGCGTGATAATCAGGCACAACACAAAGGCAAACACCGGCCCCAACGGGAACAGGCCCGAGCGATACGGTAAATCCTCCACCGAGTTGCCCTGCGCCACATAACCACGACGAAAACGGTAGTGACTGATCGCAATCCCCAGCCAAGCGATAAAACCGGTCATCCCGGAGGTATTCAGCAACCATAGATAAACTTGTTGATTGCCAAACATTGACGTCAGGAAACATAACGCCGCCACAATGGTGGTAGCATACAGCGCGTTACGCGGTACGCCGCCCTTCGAGAGGCGAGCAAAAATACGCGGCGCTTTCCCTTCACTCGCTAAGGTAAACAGCATCCGCGTTGAAGCGTACATACCGGAGTTACCGGCAGACAGAACCGCCGTCAGGATCACCGCATTCATCACCGCCGCGGCGGAAAGCAAACCCGCGTGCTGGAACACCAGCGTAAAGGGGCTGACGCTGATATCTTTCACGTCATTACGCAGCAGACTCGGGTCGGTATAAGGAATGATCAGGCTAATAACCAGGATGGCGAAGATATAGAACAGCAAAATACGCCAAAACACCTGACGCACCGCGCGCGGAATATTTTTCGCCGGATCTTCCGACTCACCCGCCGCAATCCCGATCAATTCCGTCCCCTGGAACGAGAAGCCCACGATCATCGCCACGCCAATCATCGCTGAAAAGCCACCGGCGAATGGCGCATCGCCAATCTGCCAATTGTGCCAGCCTGCATGCTCGCCGCCGCGCAGAATGCCGACGACCATTAAAACGCCGACCACGATAAAGATAATGACCGTAGCCACTTTAATCAGCGAGAACCAATACTCCGCTTCGCCAAAGCCTTTTACCGAGATGTAGTTCAGCAGGAACATTAAACCGAGGAATAAGGCGCTCCAAATCCAGCCAGGCGTTGCCGGAAACCAATAATTCATCACTAATTGCGAGGCCACCAAGTCAACGGCAATGGTCACGGCCCAGTTGTACCAATAGTTCCAGCCAAGGGCGAAACCAAAGCCCTCTTCGACGTATTTGGCGCCGTAAGTGGAAAACGAACCCGAAACCGGCATAAATGCCGCCAGCTCGCCGAGACTGGTCATCAAAAAATAGACCATCAGGCCAATTAGCGCATACGAGAGCAGCGCCCCGCCCGGCCCTGCCTGAGAAATGGTGGCCCCGGAAGCCACAAACAGCCCGGTACCGATCGAACCGCCAATGGCAATCATGGTTAAATGACGCGCTTTCAGCGCGCGGCGTAATGCAGGTTGTTGTGTTGTTTTTTCGTCCTGAACCATAGCTAAATACTGTGTCTTATAAAAATGAGGCGCGATTGTAGCAACTCACCCGGTCAAGTATAGCGATAACGCATCGTTATAAGTTACCTTCATAACCGGGCGGCGATTATTAGCAACGCGTCGGTTTACCGCAGCTGCAGCCCGCAGGATTACTCCTGACAATAGGAGAGAAAACGGTTTAATGCCTTGGAAATATGCTTCTGCCGATGATGAATCCGGTACAACGTGCGTGACAGTTTCGGCAGCGGAAGCGGGACTTCCGCCAGCGTGCCCATGTCCAGTTGCTCAGCAATAACCCGCCGCGATAGACAACTAATCCCCATCCCATGCCGCACCGCATGTTTTATCGCTTCCGAGTTACCCAGCTCTAACGCCAGTTGAAAACGTGGTAAATGTGAGAGCAATAAATAGTCGACGATTTCACGGGTACCTGAACCATGTTCACGCAAAATCCACTGCTCAGCCGCCAATGTCTCAAGGGTCACCGGCTGCTGTAACAGTGGCGCATTCGGCGCGGCAAACACCACCAATTCATCCTCCAGCCACGGCTCGCTCACTAACTCGCTCATGTGGCATGGCCCTTCAATCAGACCAATGTCGACACGGAAATCCGCGACGGCGTTAATTACATCCTGGCTATTGCCAACGCTGAGCTCTAACGGCAGGCCCGGAAAATCACGGCGATAGCGCGCAATCATACCTGGCAGCAGATAATTGCCGATGGTACTACTGGCTGAAATGCGAATAGCGCCATTATCTTCCTGGAACAGTTGCTCAATTTCACTGGCCTGCTCCAGTAACCCAATGGCGCGCGGGTAAAGTAAACGACCGTGTTCATTCAGCACTAAGCGTTTCCCAACCCGGTCGAATAGCTGGACATTAAGCTGGCCTTCCAGATCGGCTAACGCCGCGCTGACTGCCGACTGCGACAGCGCCAGAACCTGAGATGCCTGGGTGGTGGAACCGCTCTTCAGCACCTCGGTAAACACTTCAATTTGACGCAGGGTAATATGCATCAGCCATCCTCGTAGTCCTAAAGCAACGCGCTTATACCGCACTGGGTATATCACTTATTCCGATTGATTATAAATATATAATCAATTTCTCTTTTAAACCAGCCTCACGCACACTCTCTTCATCGACACAGGAGAGACACGATGGCTGAGATAACACTAACCAAACATCATCATGGCCCCGGCCATTTTCTGCCGGGATTACTCCTTACCGCAGTGATTGCCGGAGCCGCAATTTGGCTTGGCAATCTTCCCTCCATCGCCGGCCTGGGATTAGGCGCGCTTACGCTGGCAATCGTGGTGGGAATTATTGCGGGTAACACCTTCTATCCCAAAATCTACAACGTTTGTGATGGCGGCGTGATTCTGGCGAAACAGCGTTTATTGCGATTAGGCATTATTCTGTATGGTTTTCACCTGACCTTTCAGCAAATTGCCGATGTTGGTATCAGCGGTATTGTGATTGATATTCTGACGCTTAGCTCAACGTTCTTTGTTGCTTGCTGGCTGGGACGCCGCGTTTTCGGGCTGGATCGCGATACCGCCTGGCTTATTGGCGCAGGTAGCAGTATTTGTGGCGCGGCGGCGGTGTTGGCGACAGAGCCTGTGATCAAAGCCGAGCCGTCAAAGGTTGCGGTCGCCATCGCTACGGTGGTGATCTTCGGCACGCTGGCCATCTTTATTTACCCATTAATGTATCCGCTGGTCACCACCGTTTTCCCTTGGGTTACCCCCACCGACTACGGCATTTACACCGGTTCGACGATGCATGAAGTGGCGCAGGTAGTGGCGGCAGGGCACGCGATAAGCCCGGAAACCGAAAACGCAGCGGTAATTGCCAAAATGCTACGCGTTATGATGCTAGCTCCCTTCTTACTGTTGCTTGGCGCACGGGTTCAGCGCGGCGCGCCGGCCCAGCAGAACGGAGCACGTCAGCGGATTACCTTCCCCTGGTTTGCCTTGCTGTTTATTCTGGTGGCACTGTTTAACTCGTTCCATCTGCTGCCGGGTAACATGGTTAACGCCATGAACCAACTGGATACACTATTATTGGCGATGGCAATGGCAGCGTTGGGGTTAACCACCCATATCAGTGCGTTAAAACGGGCAGGACTGCGCCCGCTGCTAATGGGCCTGACGCTGTTTATCTGGCTGATTATCGGTGGCGGAACGATTAATCTCTTGGTTCACCACTTGCTGCCCTAAACGGTTCAGTTATGATGGCTCGCTGTATTGCAGAGCCATCATAAGGAGACCGGCATGAAATATATCGGCGCCCACGTTAGCGCATCGGGCGGAGTGGATCAGGCAGTGATTCGCGCCCACGAACTGGAAGCCACGGCGTTTGCGCTGTTTACAAAAAACCAGCGCCAATGGCGCGCCGCGCCGCTAACCGATGACGTGATCGCCGCTTTTCGGGCGGCCTGTGAAAAATATCACTTTACCGATAAACAGATTCTTCCTCACGACAGTTACTTAATTAATCTTGGGCACCCGGTAGCAGATGCGTTGGAAAAATCGCGCGAAGCCTTTATTGATGAAATGACCCGCTGTCAGCAATTAGGCCTGTCATTACTGAACTTCCATCCGGGCAGCCATCTGCAACAAATTGAAGAGCAAAAGTGCCTGCAGCGCATTGCCGATTCGATTAACCTCGCATTAGAAAAAACCGAAGGCGTGACAGCGGTGATTGAAAATACCGCCGGTCAGGGCAGCAATCTCGGCTTTCGTTTTGAACACTTGGCGGCAATTATCGACGGCGTGGAAGATAAATCACGGGTCGGCGTTTGCATTGATACCTGCCATGCCTTTGCCGGCGGATACGATTTACGCACCGAAGAAACCTGTGAGGAAACCTTCGCTGAGTTTGAGCGTGTGGTTGGGTTCAGGTATTTACGCGGCATGCATCTTAACGATGCGAAAAGCGAGTTTAATAGTCGTGTTGACCGTCACCACAGCCTCGGCGAAGGGAACATTGGTAAAACCGCGTTTAGCTGGATGATGAAAGATAGCCGTTTCGATGGTATTCCGCTGATTTTGGAAACCGTTAACCCGGAAATCTGGAAAGATGAGATTGCGTGGCTGAAGTCAGAGCAACAGAGCTAAGCGTGTGGCATTGGCCGGGCAAAGAGAAAAATACCTCCTCTTTGCCCAACCACCAGGGTTACGCTGAAACCGCCTCCGGGCGTTTTAACAGCGCGTAACTCAAGCCCGCTAACAGTGTACCGACCACTATCGCCAGCAGATACCCCAATATCGGGGTGATGGCTCCGGGGATCAACAGCACGAAGAGCCCGCCGTGCGGCGCCATCAGTTTCGCGCCAACCGCCATAGAGATAGCGCCGGTTACCGCGCCGCCAACGATGCAACAAGGCAAGACGCGCATCGGGTCACGCGCGGCAAACGGAATCGCGCCTTCAGAAATAAAGCACAACCCCAGCACCAGCGCGGCCTTGCCCCCTTCTCGCTGACCTTGGTTAAATTTATGACGCGCTACCAGCGTCGCCACACCCATCGCCAGCGGCGGCACCATACCGGCCGCCATAATAGCTGCCATTGGCGCATAGGTTTGTGAACTTAATAACCCGACGCCAAATGCATAGGCAACTTTGTTCACCGGCCCTCCCATATCGGTACACATCATTCCGCCCAAGATCGCCCCGAGCAAAATAGCGTTCGCCGTCCCCATATTTGCCAGCCAGCCGGTCAGGCCAGACATAATTCCGGCAACCGGTTTCCCCACCACATAAATCATCAGCAGGCCGGTAATCAAACTGGCAAACAGCGGGATAATCAAAATTGGCTTTAGCGCATCCATACTGGGCGGCAGTTTCACTTTGGTGCTGATAAGCCGCGCCACATAACCGGCAATGAAACCGGCGATAATTCCACCAAGAAAACCGGCGTTAATACTGGTTGCCAGCATCCCGCCAATCAAGCCCGGCGTTAGCCCCGGACGGTCGGCGATGGAAAAGGCGATGTAACCGGCTAATACCGGTACCATCAAGGCAAAAGCGCTGTCGCCGCCAATGTGCATCAACGCGGCGGCTAGCGTTCCTTGTTGTTTAAACGCGGTGATACCAAAAGCGAACGACAGTGCGATACACAAACCGCCCGCCACCACCATCGGTAACATATAGGAGACGCCGGTCAGCAAATGGCGATAGGCACCCGCGCCCTCTTTTTTCTGCCCATCGTTTTGCTGAGTTTGGCCTTCCGGCTGGTAAGGCCTGGCCTCCGTCAGCGCTTTATCCAACTCCTGGGCAGTCTTTTTCAGCGCCAAACCGGTCGAGGTGCGATACATCGGCTTACCGGCGAATTTCGACAAATCGACTTCAATATCGGCCGCCACCAGCACCACATCCGCCGCCGCGATCTCTTCAGCGGTAATGGCGTTGCCCGCGCCAACCGAGCCGCGGGTTTCTACTTTCACCCACCAGCCGCGCTTCGTCGCTTCTGCCTGAATGGCTTCCGCCGCCATAAAGGTATGGGCTACGCCGGTCGGACACGCGGTTACCGCCACGATACGCTTGGTTGCCGACGCGGCTTCTGCCACAACAGGTGTATCGCTCTGCCACAGTTGCGCTTCGGTTTGCGATTGGGCAATAAAGACATCGGGCTGACGTAGAGTTTCAGCCACCTCTGCTTGCCAAACGCGCTTGCCGTTCAACGCCGCATCATGGGGAACGGAGTCGCCCACCACCGCAACGCATTCCGCTTCTGCCGGATTGTCAGTCAGCGTAATACCCGCTTTATGTGCCGCAGCGGTAACCCGTTGTCTGACCATATAGCCGGAGGCAAGCCCCAGCGAAGAATCAATCATCAGCAGCGTTTTCATTATGCCTCTCCTGCTGTTAGTTAAAGGGGGTAAGCTCGACGCGCGCCATCATGGCGGCTAACTGGGTACGGTCAGTAATGCCAACATTACTTTGGCTGACCGCCATGGCGGCGACGGCGGTCGCTAAACGCAACGTATGTTCACTGGACTCACGCATCAGCAAGCCATAAATCAGGCCGCCAACCATCGAATCGCCAGCACCAACCGTACTCACTACCTCACACTTCGGCGGTTTCGCAATCCATTCACCGGAAGCGTTGACCCACAGCGCGCCTTCCGCACCGAGAGAAATCACTACGTGTGCAATACCCTGTTCACGCAGCGCGTGCGCCGCATTAATCACATCCTGTAAGGTAGGGAGTTTGCGCCCTGCCCAAATCTCTAATTCGCGACGATTCGGTTTTACCAGCCACGGCGCCGCTTTCAGCCCGGCCACCAGCGCTTCGCGACTACTGTCGAAAATAATGCATGGACAATGTGAACGGAGATCGGTCATCCAGCGGGTAAACGCATCTGGCGCGACGCCTGCCGGTAAACTACCGCTGACGCAAACCATATCAAACTGACCGAGCCAACTTAGCGAATCCGTCGTGAAGCGTTCCCAATCTTGTGGCCCGACTTCAAAACCCGAGAAATTAAGGTCGGTGACCTCGCCTGCTTTTTCCGTCAGTTTTACGTTGATGCGTGTCCGCCCCGCGACTACCTGAAAGCGGTTGGCAATACCCAGTTCGCTGAACAGGTGCTGAAAGCCTTCCTGATTCTCTTTGCCAAGAAAGCCGCCGACCGTGACATCAATGCCCAGATCCTTGAGAACTTTGGCGACATTAATGCCTTTTCCCGCCGCGTGCAGGCCAGTGGTTTTCACCAGATTGACTTCTCCACGCTCAATTTCCGCGCAGTACCCCACCAAGTCATAGGCTGGGTTAAGCGTAATAGTGGCTACACGCCTGCTCATGCCGCCCCCTCGCCCAGACCGGCCGCTATCGCTTCACCGATAGCATCCAGTGCCTGTTGTGCGTCTTCACCACTGGCGGTAAAGCGCAGCCGGTGTCCCTTTTTCACGCCTAATGCGACCACTTTCATTAAACTACGTCCATTTGCCGGCTTACCGCTGCCATCAAGATTGGTAACGGTAATCTCACTGTTAAATTGCTTAATAATATTCACCAACGCGGTACCCGGACGGGCATGCAAGCCATGCTCATTACGCACGGTAAACTCGGCGCTCAGCAGGTTATCTTGCTGTGCAGCCGCCGCGCCGGTGAGCAGCGCTAACACCCCTGCCGCATCCGCCTTCAGCAACCGTTCAGCTTGCTGTTGCGTCAGCAAATCGCTGAGATGATTCAGTACCGCCAGCGGTTGATCATCAATCACCGCCACGGTAATTAATAACGCCGCCGGTTCGCCGTCATGTTCAAACGGCTGCGTGGCGCGGCTGACTGCCACCGCGCTGGCGAGGTTGCCATCGGTACTGTCATTAAGCCAAATACCCTGCCCCAAATGCAGCGGTTTACCGGAAATGACATGGCTAACAAAGTGCGTATCTACCGCGCCAGCCTGTTGTAAACGTCCGGCATTCAGCGCCTGTAACGTCAGTAAGTCGGTTGCCGCAACGTCTAGCGCAATCAGGGATGCGTCAAATTTCAACTGTGTGCTTTGCGTTTGGCCGGTCAAAATGTCGCGCACGGTTTCTGCTGACGCGCGCTTTAATTGTTCTGCCGCTTCCTCATCGCTTAGCACATGAGTTAACTGGCGCAACAGGGCCAAGTGCTCGTCCGAGCGCGCGGCAATCCCAATCACGATCCAGGCGGTTTGCCCCTCGCCCCAACTCACGCCAGCAGGAAACTGAAATACCTGCACGCCCGTTTTTAGCACCAAGTCACGCGTCTCGGTGGTGCCGTGCGGAATCGCGATGCCATTGCCTAAATAGGTGGACGTCTGTGTTTCGCGGGCCAGCATGCCATCAATATAAGCCTCTCCGACATTACCGGCGGCAGCCAACGCCGCGGCAACCTGGCGGATAGCCTCTTCTTTCGTGGCGGCAACGGCGCCGGTATGAATTGCGTTCAGTTCAAGCTGGAACATAGTTCTCCTCTCCTGCTGAATATTGAATCGTTTCAGCTTTAAATTCGAAAAATGGCGTACTGATTTTCTCACTACACCGCCGTTACCGCTGAAACGTTTCAATTACTGTGTAATAGTGAGGACTTGCTAAGCAAGTTATAAGCGACCTGGCGTAACAGATTTTTGATCCGCCGCACATTTCGGCAGTTATCCGCCCTATGCGTAACACCCATAGCGGAAGCAAGCTGACGCCTACCAATAAAACAAGGCAAACGTCAGCAAAGTTTCAGCCAACCAAGATTTTGCGCAAAAAATGCGAAAAGCGGATTAACAAATACAATTCATTTGAAACGGCTTTTTTAAAAAACCGGTCGAGCGTAGAATCCGCGCGTCCCGTTTATTTAACTGAATATCTCCCCATGCAAACTCCTGGTGTGGCTACCCGCCGCCTGCCCGATTTTCGTTCTGCGGCATTCTTGATTGTCGCCTTTCTTACCGGCATCGCTGGCGCGCTTCAAACCCCAACGCTTAGCCTGTTCTTATCAACCGAAGT contains the following coding sequences:
- the fruK gene encoding 1-phosphofructokinase, whose protein sequence is MSRRVATITLNPAYDLVGYCAEIERGEVNLVKTTGLHAAGKGINVAKVLKDLGIDVTVGGFLGKENQEGFQHLFSELGIANRFQVVAGRTRINVKLTEKAGEVTDLNFSGFEVGPQDWERFTTDSLSWLGQFDMVCVSGSLPAGVAPDAFTRWMTDLRSHCPCIIFDSSREALVAGLKAAPWLVKPNRRELEIWAGRKLPTLQDVINAAHALREQGIAHVVISLGAEGALWVNASGEWIAKPPKCEVVSTVGAGDSMVGGLIYGLLMRESSEHTLRLATAVAAMAVSQSNVGITDRTQLAAMMARVELTPFN
- the fruB gene encoding fused PTS fructose transporter subunit IIA/HPr protein, translating into MFQLELNAIHTGAVAATKEEAIRQVAAALAAAGNVGEAYIDGMLARETQTSTYLGNGIAIPHGTTETRDLVLKTGVQVFQFPAGVSWGEGQTAWIVIGIAARSDEHLALLRQLTHVLSDEEAAEQLKRASAETVRDILTGQTQSTQLKFDASLIALDVAATDLLTLQALNAGRLQQAGAVDTHFVSHVISGKPLHLGQGIWLNDSTDGNLASAVAVSRATQPFEHDGEPAALLITVAVIDDQPLAVLNHLSDLLTQQQAERLLKADAAGVLALLTGAAAAQQDNLLSAEFTVRNEHGLHARPGTALVNIIKQFNSEITVTNLDGSGKPANGRSLMKVVALGVKKGHRLRFTASGEDAQQALDAIGEAIAAGLGEGAA